From the genome of Megalopta genalis isolate 19385.01 chromosome 13, iyMegGena1_principal, whole genome shotgun sequence:
CGCTACCCAGGAGAACGGGTGTTTATGGTTCGCGGCCGGGTCTCATAAAAGCGGTGTCCACCGTCGTTACATCAGGAACAAAGAGCCAGACTCGAAAGATCTGTTGGTCTACGACGGCGGGCTTCCGTGCTACCAACTGAGCAGCTTCCGGCCGGTGCCGGTGAAGAAAGGCACCTGCGTCCTCATACACGGTCAGGTGGTGCACTTCTCGACCCCGAACAGGAGCGGAAAGTCGCGGAACGCGTACACTTTCCACGTGATCGAGACACAGGACACGGTCTATACGAAGGAGAACTGGTTGCAACCACCGCCGGAAGGATTTCCGAAATTGTACAGGAACTGAGCGACGCGTTCCGGGCGAGACCCTCGGGCGGAATGAACGTTGTTCGAGCGCTCGAAAATATCACGGGGATACAACGATGCAGCACCGCTTGTTACTGTGGCTGTggccatttttatttttcacattATACAAAAGTTATTTCTTGTAATATATAGAACTGTTaataaaaaaactgttaaatTCAGTATGCCGCTTTTTCTGCCTCCTGCTACATATACACTGGTTAAATTACACTGTACACCCGTGGCAAAGATGTTATGTAAAGGACAAatctatgtacatacatatacatgtatatactgTTGTTAGGAGGGGGAGGGGGCATTCAACTGAAAATCAAATACTAGTCActttccgaataaaattttgaaaagatatatttctatattttttgttactaaaaaaataaaaataaaactttcTTGTTGCTCAAAAATAGAAgttggaaaattaatttgtacataATTTGATTCTATGTAAACGGTACTATAGAAacatattttttcaaaattctgtTTGGAGAATTACTAGTATTTGATTTTCGGTTGAacgcgccccccccccccttgaaAATACGATAAGCTTCAACGATATCATCATTAACTTTATATACAATACACTCTTATGTACGTTTATAGCTTGCTAATTTACAGAAATGCGTGCTGAGCTCCTGTAACTGATGTAAACCTGTTGCCAGCATCTCCTCCTTTTGCGTCACGCAACAAAATATGTCCAAAGGCGTCAGATCTTCGTCGGGTAACTCCATTCTTATAGGCAACACTTCCGGAAGAAACGTCACCAATGCTTGATGCAGGCTATCCAATGTTCGATAGTCGGTAGAGAAATCTTTGGCTTGCTCCAGTACGCTGTAATAATAACGTCGAATGTGTAGTAGCATGCGGTAAGAAAGGTTTCGAGTAATTCTCGTTATCAGTTACGTACGCGCTCAGAGTATGTAATAATCGGTTGACGTTTGCCGCGAGCTCCGGCTGTATCTGCTTAATATAGTCCCCAGATGGAGTTGGGTCTGGAATATTGTAGTCGAAACTACACGGCATCGCTATCGTAGCAGCTGCCAACCCGCTGTATAAAAGAAAGGAGCGTGAGTTTTATTTCTCTGTACAAATTGCACTTAATATTTGATTAGATGTAACAGTTAACGATAAAACTTGCCATATATCACGAGCGAAAGTATATGCTGCTTCGAAATACTGAAAAGCTTTCTGCGCCCTTCTCTCTCGTACTGTTACATCGCGCTCCAACCCAATCGCGTCTTGTAACTTTTGATAGTTCAGCTGGTTCTCGAAAGTACGGCATTGTTGTCTCAGCTCCTAAAAATATTATGTTTTAAACAATACCCCTTTTGAATTCgtgaaattcgtgaaaatcaTATCGACGCAAATCAATTACATCAATCTTCCGAGAAGCACGTAACATCAAATCTCCATGTTTGTCTGTATTAACCATCTGGATCAATTCGGTACATTTATTCAGGATGTAACCGATTTCTGATAATTTTTTGTCACCTAAAACAtatgtatttataataaattgatcttattttgtattttgttttattacatCGACAGAAATAGATTATCACCGGATCTGTCTCGAAATATTTGCAACAGCTCCTTTAAAACAGCTTCTCCTTTCCTCTGAAATGATTCGCTGACCGCAGCTATCCAATGTTTGATGGCGCACTGTAAAACAGTTACAGCTGTCCATGGTGGTTCCACAATAACGTGTTTCTCCCAAGATCCTCCATATAATTCGTACATCTCTTTGCTGACTATCTGGAGTAGAATACTttgtaaatattacaataaactGTCTTTTATTATGTgtcaattaaatatttatattgtatactcGCCACTGTTAGAAAGTCTTTCACAGTATTTTTTATCTCGTCGAATATATCATTCAGTATGTGCTGTTCTTTACTTAAGATCAAATCCTTTCTTTTTTCATTAAAACTGGCAGACAAATTGTTTGTATAGTTTAGTGCATTAAGATAATCCACTTTCTCAAGAGGATCGTTCCTTCCAAGCGCTGTTATGTCGTAAATCATTGCTTTGTTGCAAAGATTAGTATCGTACGACATTAATACCTACGTTTAGAGAGAAGAATTAACATTGAAACTCGTTGTAAACAGAATTTATACTGTACAATTAGGTACATACTACAGATTTTTCTAATTCGCGAATTTGCAAACATGTTTGCAGAATTTCATCGTCTGGGCAATCGATGgagtatttctttttatttcttaaGGCATCTTCCCGCGTTTGACCAATAATATATGGATATTTAGAggaaaacaatttattaatgtaGTTGACAGCTTTCCTTGCTTTCATACTCAACGATGCTGGTTTGGTTTTACCATTATCGTTTTTAATATAATCGAGTTCCTATCAAGAAAATAATCTCTTATGAAGTTTTCAGAAAATAAGTGTTATCATTTGATAAAGCGAAAGTATGTTGAACAGTGTTACGAATGTAATACTTACACGTATAACGGTCCATGGAATTACGATGAATGGATGATCAAAAGTCTTAAAGGTACTTTCTTTCATTAATTCGATAGCGTCGATATTTGACaaaaacacgtttgtatcgacAACGACATACAACTGTTTTTTTTCTTGCTGCTCTGATATTAATGGATAACTTAAACCGTAATTCGGTACACTACATGATACATCTGCATTATTTACTGTACAAAGTTGTGTTCTAACAGCCTGgacctaaataatgtaaataaaaaatatcttaaagaaccattttaaataaattttcaaaatgttcagtaaaatatatgtgatattacCTCAAACGTAATTTTTTCATCTTCTAATGGCTCCCATTCCATTTCCTCGTAAATTGAATTTTCATTGGATCGATTTACCAAATTATTCTCTGTTGCTACAGTTTCCACAGACAATATTTTCGGTTTATCGTTATTGGAAGCTGTATTAATTGGTACCTTAGTCTTTGAAACCTTGTCCTTTAAACGTGTTAGTCTAActtctatatttttataaatgctTGGTAATTTATCTTTTGCAactgtaatattaaaaaatatatattaattgttaacaTCGAGGGCGTTATTTTGAACTTTTCCCTATACGTGCACCCATCACTCGGTCTTGATTTCCGAGATAATTGCAAAAAACCTTTGTGAGTGAAGCGGCAACTCCTCTAAAACAATAGACGAGTTgtttctctccaattgtccctgaacttataaacaaaaatggtcaatttgggaaaaggagatacgatagtctctcccaaattatccatttttgtttacaaaccgagggacaattgaagagaatttactgtatcattAAAAGCGACAATACGTTCgtggaaatcgtgttttttttttaattctgtGATGTAGAGGGTAAAATGGTATGGGGTGTATGGGTAAAATGCGAATAAGCGCATTTTCAAACTTTGTGAAATTCTTCGTCTTGGTCTTACCTGATTAACTAGTTGGTTACACAAAAAACTGTTTATTGTAGTGATAccgaataatatttcaagtaaGAATCTCAACATAAAAAATCAAAACAGAATGATAAGTATGAGGATATCTGTATATCCAGTGTCGAAAAAATATGGTTTACATCTAAACGTTACAAGCAATATACAAGATTTCAATGAGAAGCTATAATTCAAGTTGGTGgagttattttttattcgagtcAACCTATCCGTTCCATCACCTTACTAACTTCAATCAACTCTAAATCAATGAAATTGTAGCTTTTCGACAAGTTAATCGTATACAACACAGATATACCACAtgctgattttttaaatatggACCCATTATTCATACAGTATGTTCTATCTATGAAAActattttgttaataattttttaagaaaCAATGAGAGATGGCTAAAATCTTTCTCGATGACAACACATGTCAAGATCATGATCATGGGAGCTGAGTCCATTAAACCCAATATTTACCTATTAACTCGTAACACTAGTAAGATAATGAGAGTAATACCATGTTTGTGAACCATACTGGAACTTTGTGAGTGACCAATGGCGCTATCAGAACTTTCATTAATACTATTTTCCATTGTTA
Proteins encoded in this window:
- the Swt1 gene encoding swt1 RNA endoribonuclease isoform X1 translates to MMKQDLPKHWIVLNSKTHPERVYYFNVKTNQSSWEAPTTERSEQIVKKTRRHKNMQPTTPEHEAPEKEIKERKKLVAKRSLKRSMEETNEQKETPQMRAIREKILAKKERENTSKTRSPNSSKNNTKSSIATNKEILLNEIDESSKTACTPQMQVILEKIRERKSKSKSKVQKIDLNKDNSNKSPQNLPVKQTKGKKDKVIEKKDQRRKTCDPSLIAMTTTKRNRRSLKNNMGKERMEKLRKSLTMENSINESSDSAIGHSQSSSMVHKHVAKDKLPSIYKNIEVRLTRLKDKVSKTKVPINTASNNDKPKILSVETVATENNLVNRSNENSIYEEMEWEPLEDEKITFEVQAVRTQLCTVNNADVSCSVPNYGLSYPLISEQQEKKQLYVVVDTNVFLSNIDAIELMKESTFKTFDHPFIVIPWTVIRELDYIKNDNGKTKPASLSMKARKAVNYINKLFSSKYPYIIGQTREDALRNKKKYSIDCPDDEILQTCLQIRELEKSVVLMSYDTNLCNKAMIYDITALGRNDPLEKVDYLNALNYTNNLSASFNEKRKDLILSKEQHILNDIFDEIKNTVKDFLTVIVSKEMYELYGGSWEKHVIVEPPWTAVTVLQCAIKHWIAAVSESFQRKGEAVLKELLQIFRDRSGDKKLSEIGYILNKCTELIQMVNTDKHGDLMLRASRKIDELRQQCRTFENQLNYQKLQDAIGLERDVTVRERRAQKAFQYFEAAYTFARDICGLAAATIAMPCSFDYNIPDPTPSGDYIKQIQPELAANVNRLLHTLSAVLEQAKDFSTDYRTLDSLHQALVTFLPEVLPIRMELPDEDLTPLDIFCCVTQKEEMLATGLHQLQELSTHFCKLASYKRT
- the Swt1 gene encoding swt1 RNA endoribonuclease isoform X2 — encoded protein: MMKQDLPKHWIVLNSKTHPERVYYFNVKTNQSSWEAPTTERSEQIVKKTRRHKNMQPTTPEHEAPEKEIKERKKLVAKRSLKRSMEETNEQKETPQMRAIREKILAKKERENTSKTRSPNSSKNNTKSSIATNKEILLNEIDESSKTACTPQMQVILEKIRERKSKSKSKVQKIDLNKDNSNKSPQNLPVKQTKGKKDKEKKDQRRKTCDPSLIAMTTTKRNRRSLKNNMGKERMEKLRKSLTMENSINESSDSAIGHSQSSSMVHKHVAKDKLPSIYKNIEVRLTRLKDKVSKTKVPINTASNNDKPKILSVETVATENNLVNRSNENSIYEEMEWEPLEDEKITFEVQAVRTQLCTVNNADVSCSVPNYGLSYPLISEQQEKKQLYVVVDTNVFLSNIDAIELMKESTFKTFDHPFIVIPWTVIRELDYIKNDNGKTKPASLSMKARKAVNYINKLFSSKYPYIIGQTREDALRNKKKYSIDCPDDEILQTCLQIRELEKSVVLMSYDTNLCNKAMIYDITALGRNDPLEKVDYLNALNYTNNLSASFNEKRKDLILSKEQHILNDIFDEIKNTVKDFLTVIVSKEMYELYGGSWEKHVIVEPPWTAVTVLQCAIKHWIAAVSESFQRKGEAVLKELLQIFRDRSGDKKLSEIGYILNKCTELIQMVNTDKHGDLMLRASRKIDELRQQCRTFENQLNYQKLQDAIGLERDVTVRERRAQKAFQYFEAAYTFARDICGLAAATIAMPCSFDYNIPDPTPSGDYIKQIQPELAANVNRLLHTLSAVLEQAKDFSTDYRTLDSLHQALVTFLPEVLPIRMELPDEDLTPLDIFCCVTQKEEMLATGLHQLQELSTHFCKLASYKRT
- the Swt1 gene encoding swt1 RNA endoribonuclease isoform X3, giving the protein MMKQDLPKHWIVLNSKTHPERVYYFNVKTNQSSWEAPTTERSEQIVKKTRRHKNMQPTTPEHEAPEKEIKERKKLVAKRSLKRSMEETNEQKETPQMRAIREKILAKKERENTSKTRSPNSSKNNTKSSIATNKEILLNEIDESSKTACTPQMQVILEKIRERKSKSKSKVQKIDLNKDNSNKSPQNLPVKQTKVIEKKDQRRKTCDPSLIAMTTTKRNRRSLKNNMGKERMEKLRKSLTMENSINESSDSAIGHSQSSSMVHKHVAKDKLPSIYKNIEVRLTRLKDKVSKTKVPINTASNNDKPKILSVETVATENNLVNRSNENSIYEEMEWEPLEDEKITFEVQAVRTQLCTVNNADVSCSVPNYGLSYPLISEQQEKKQLYVVVDTNVFLSNIDAIELMKESTFKTFDHPFIVIPWTVIRELDYIKNDNGKTKPASLSMKARKAVNYINKLFSSKYPYIIGQTREDALRNKKKYSIDCPDDEILQTCLQIRELEKSVVLMSYDTNLCNKAMIYDITALGRNDPLEKVDYLNALNYTNNLSASFNEKRKDLILSKEQHILNDIFDEIKNTVKDFLTVIVSKEMYELYGGSWEKHVIVEPPWTAVTVLQCAIKHWIAAVSESFQRKGEAVLKELLQIFRDRSGDKKLSEIGYILNKCTELIQMVNTDKHGDLMLRASRKIDELRQQCRTFENQLNYQKLQDAIGLERDVTVRERRAQKAFQYFEAAYTFARDICGLAAATIAMPCSFDYNIPDPTPSGDYIKQIQPELAANVNRLLHTLSAVLEQAKDFSTDYRTLDSLHQALVTFLPEVLPIRMELPDEDLTPLDIFCCVTQKEEMLATGLHQLQELSTHFCKLASYKRT